The following proteins come from a genomic window of Elusimicrobiota bacterium:
- a CDS encoding DUF2784 family protein yields MLWRLAADGVALIHGLWVLAVVLGPFWALRRPVGRTWVVTLLLATAFFWAFYCPLTVLENFLRSNYDPAGVYTEGFLARYVRPCADARRCGPALAWGVRLWAGLWVVVYAFLWGRERRRALRN; encoded by the coding sequence ATGCTTTGGCGATTGGCGGCCGATGGGGTCGCCCTCATTCACGGTTTGTGGGTGCTGGCGGTGGTCCTGGGACCCTTTTGGGCTTTGCGGCGACCGGTGGGTCGGACCTGGGTGGTGACTCTCTTGCTCGCGACGGCTTTTTTTTGGGCGTTTTATTGCCCTCTGACCGTCCTTGAAAATTTCCTCCGTTCAAATTACGATCCCGCCGGGGTGTACACCGAGGGTTTCCTGGCCCGTTACGTGCGGCCCTGCGCCGACGCCCGCCGCTGCGGTCCCGCCCTGGCGTGGGGGGTTCGTTTGTGGGCGGGCCTGTGGGTGGTCGTGTACGCTTTTTTGTGGGGGCGGGAACGCCGCCGAGCGTTGCGGAATTAA
- a CDS encoding prepilin-type N-terminal cleavage/methylation domain-containing protein, with protein MKPTNRGVTLVELTIVSALVAVLAVFAGRILTGGTRTTVRWTLSADAMEKTQVALTKIEFDLEEMTVVSSSTPRFLEFQLDSNRLPGYNPTGDFDADGLTNEFDVDDDADMIGVGGVPIPATDMNGNDLWDQDDDNDGNIDVQCRYYIDANQNLVRDFNYQESGWGNNVEILLDSISGSIFKYFGSVNQIPGPSADSNRDNIVTWQEIDQNPATGNSNGVIDTTAERLYINSISVHLVIDKNNDTLPDFSTELRIRPPLLMVNRRV; from the coding sequence TTGAAACCGACCAACCGAGGCGTCACTTTGGTGGAATTGACAATCGTATCCGCCCTCGTCGCCGTATTGGCCGTTTTCGCCGGTCGGATCCTCACCGGGGGCACGCGGACCACGGTGCGGTGGACCTTGAGCGCCGACGCCATGGAAAAAACCCAGGTGGCCTTAACCAAAATTGAATTTGACCTGGAGGAAATGACGGTGGTGTCTTCCAGCACCCCCCGGTTCCTTGAATTTCAATTGGATTCGAACCGATTGCCCGGGTATAACCCAACCGGGGACTTCGACGCCGACGGATTGACCAACGAATTCGACGTGGACGACGACGCCGATATGATCGGGGTGGGGGGCGTTCCCATCCCCGCCACCGACATGAACGGGAACGACCTCTGGGACCAAGACGACGACAACGATGGGAACATCGATGTCCAATGCCGTTATTACATCGACGCGAACCAAAATTTGGTTCGGGATTTCAATTACCAGGAATCGGGATGGGGCAACAACGTTGAAATTCTGTTGGATTCAATTTCCGGTTCCATTTTCAAATATTTTGGATCCGTCAACCAAATTCCCGGGCCCAGCGCGGACAGCAATCGAGACAACATCGTGACCTGGCAGGAAATCGATCAAAACCCCGCGACCGGCAACAGCAACGGAGTGATCGACACCACCGCGGAGCGGCTTTACATCAATTCAATCAGCGTCCACTTGGTTATAGATAAAAACAACGACACGCTCCCCGATTTTTCGACGGAGCTTCGGATTCGTCCGCCGTTGTTGATGGTCAACCGGAGGGTGTGA
- a CDS encoding glycosyltransferase, whose protein sequence is MNFTLIPRPAPVLRFALAAVVFAVQGVGLYAQESSLWDSRREISRRLRSQESTHAPSVNPSPLLAALPGAAPLAFDRPAAPPASPSDWLSALVAEHGWVREAHISPRSGAPLIVHIQDAHGVEDAQRHIAALVGRLADADPAGPVALEGASGPIDVEALRRFPDSATTGTIADFLLQRGLIAGPEHAALTAPRSPLVIGAEDDDLYHQNVAALRAARANAAPLRDRLRRFQDRLDRAELAHASPALRAFHRRTRDHDEGRLSLTAYLEYLNGAVPARALPKAPNIEALNKIARLERTLDFKAVEVERRRLVNALVDRLPRPALADLVSSGLDVRAGRMSVGRYHARLRSVARAHGVDLRAFAPLSAYIDYVSSADAIDRAALLEEIAVRRNRVQNALARTPRERALVGIARDLALLEKAFAHTLAPTDWRDYTARRDGLLALNARYQGLDPAADATDFTAAELKPFEDFCELALSRNAALSQNLLDAIAARGADRGVLVAGGFHTDGLMALWRRQQVSYVVVAPAMREIPADNPYLDLLAQDPLPIEKLVSGERVYLSRPIALAGPGVVQRFYLALQHLMQTGRTTVAEPGVTVSRDPLRGGVSFRIGTNDLHARFNDAAETWAARWRNNFDPGPNTVGGMMFWLPRLWNASTPKALHVTAARYRGLSVPTEAGLAGLIAAGIGAAVGLPGDFDLFVRLSLAAYAVLHLGDFLTRDRRRAKGNAALAAGLVAVAGLLLGLPADGTAVVGLTPAQVAYLVFLGLHATVNLLVIRFPRAGRPTPPTPRPARPVGTVPRAAILILTHNDTGDTVRAIERMAAWPAGKTPWELIVVDNASTDAPAETLARAVAQVPRSTLIVNDRNTGAAEGRNVGLRRLLERAPADRPDYVFLVDSDVRLTASSLEDMVVAAESDSPDRVAWAPPLHFENRPDRVWRNWYHNVWRWPGQWASDRGNGVPTGEKAAVDGVATAAVLVRLEAFSKHGLFKSGYFFGNEDRDWFSRVRQGGDQIAMAPVREKILHNVHQSLDGDLYGNFSPARTYYIVRSMVLIFTYNSPLASKPLLRLVETTLTILRVLRVAVRTRNPRVLTAAWAGFVDGLRGRDGEGRGADFRNQPMEPGRRTAPALPATRRYLGEVLVLATALTGLFALTLDWSASSTPIAALYLAITFVLNGGVADLILLTLRSAFPVKGAAVLRRSNFSDGVPDGARTALTYMLRSTHRESSAEAVDNMTRSYLDNLDPRGNVIAVLVSASAPRGIVTHELDSIENAREQIRRILSEEAGARRAGRAVPGPRDDFWLFHETRWEAAGLTGGARDAAVLDLIERTAQGLKYLHRASTVLKKPGQYLDFMALATRGQERPINYLDRGDRSAEKPTFGARGNIEPPPGPNDPEIDALDQRMAADIAGLREGRSSFGENPRPVVFSILMDADNRAPPGTIRRLVEIGAANPDRGFIQPGLLPARLETWTQFRSTLTHRWMSRIPETQFQLLGRGGAYGKGLARNETFLDQFVGTPASPREVLPPALLSHDTIEALFLNPAYTGDVAFYEDTPANPISRQEQALRWTVGDLLNAAYLSPGIFGRLFDLFARGTARTAGQKAPWSWSWSKEVVPFSFEALYIAHYSTRIFVQAPLFIVWTSMTMLSAFPGSPIVHSNPVLMWASFLIVGVGLVLLPKLYQPARSAIDALRALWAGDRSTAARAGTNAARDLLIGGMEIVTSPFMYFPEIVFGPLRAFRATARILGNRLTWKVQSEAERASRGLTLADAFRSTGIVALAATAWIVAFWAYNISFTPLVIFLLVTWLAAPVTTWFGARPLPAALRGSAFFRWLMEGVEETRWNPFAGSPSPDGARPPVGPSFEPTVLAPSPNALFQDRRAPANPGLETPRPPTVPAQDHLTAALLDLAREPLSPEALKPGVVRLRNAFKTTADPTLYETRVVEAWGHATQTVRLLRNSERRVSRLPISDLPVPVVAGPTFVLDIDPTNGALFLLAPNGARRDAPTGGDGQRPLVMGRGVMERRLGLAPAMLGGVSRLHFEVVRDGNDIIIHDFSTNGTLTPARRDFAETREATVFDPLPTRRGSLWGVALGALLLTALFLAPVDVAGAATLIPLEGGGLKALVEQGDSLWRILQFAEGGNNAELVARVMDVARLNGLVDPNLIFPGQEIFLRAAIEGAPAAVETAAAGAAVPLVPSVGSLAVAPVSETGGLAAATFRLTNPILMAVTGLGLAGAIVARWARQKPRPPSDTTFLDSQIHWESVADFGDSPATPPAGPPAPHQIGSPLPWALTAVVAARWARRALPHAFNALWRAPIRGALGLGTFLGNGIHWLFDTPHRLKTRYEKHRAGYEDPSTFFAHTRTGFGDPAGPSPAVEPTRMSRFAATLYGWINRRPPAVPAGGREALAIAPDLTLGALEAMPDATPAPLGSLSSMDRALNGQSGRLAEKWQEEGLFDVPPSLMTYGDGENVLIEIPFPRAAVRAIRLRLAARRWLGVPLGKDLGYALTFLNNEGWLRLPGEARGANTPDRFPVRLAALLRDKITGGVMHDPSAEKLLVNIPAWAAWPFFFKMWWRGTREGYPRGVGLSPREEQAFFGGETLRFPSGEPLVTQVEVAWGIGESLRSENIHLGSLDAVADYVLLHFAPAELAGLADRPDRSPEESRAELIAKLREEIREKVTAAHASAAARALSLGAPAAVGLEMSLALSWKMAGTDAGPETRARLVPQIVSVRMALSETIARAPRRVPTAEATIPPAIPPAGAVLAGMRRWSRAARNVIENMPRLGGPLARAVAPLMLAAALFVLPLLVVAQGTPPPAWSLNEALVTQKIAPALKKELARSLPAGTDLAALLRNANDATSASVLASTIEHLGRFEKGRFRHVLEKTRPHIVVAPKGPEAAAAAELRNGRSVIYIGGADAQPAYVFVALVHELSHLERSERLRSKKITPTQDEGMALEDTARAMEFYAGLSVVRIAYDQNQINAQRWMAHRFLDGSITAAPHVLSPKEVDLLTAPLRAAVRLAEQRRYPGVVYLSSKNLGGGRYEVRFRVPYSGAEIVVDVKPQRVSEAPGTPATALAMLGGVVFLRRGTGRLTDDSAARAALLRSLLLGEAGPVRFDVPPAVFKNGDNYWGATGLEDLRRRVVGASDDQLEEGFVPTVRLLAADAPTARAILDGRVTAAALEGSALRETGAAAAREAERRNETTLHVNLLGFDSWEAEERDRTRRYLSGLVGALQPGTTLVVPADRPGPLGDLWTEAARRGARVRFVTPGEAPGLADGAGRLVLTALVDWIDRWNAAGAENPIGRGSRVIARNDEAVVPLEGFVIIGVARLSAAIAREIENLRTLLTQA, encoded by the coding sequence ATGAACTTTACTTTGATTCCCCGCCCCGCCCCTGTTTTGCGTTTCGCCCTGGCCGCCGTTGTTTTCGCGGTTCAAGGGGTGGGCCTCTACGCCCAAGAAAGCTCTCTTTGGGATTCCCGGCGGGAGATTTCCCGCCGGTTGCGATCACAAGAATCGACACACGCCCCGAGTGTGAATCCTTCCCCCCTTCTGGCGGCCCTCCCGGGCGCGGCTCCCCTCGCTTTCGACCGACCAGCCGCCCCACCGGCTTCGCCGTCCGATTGGCTCTCGGCCCTGGTGGCCGAACACGGCTGGGTGCGCGAAGCACACATTTCCCCGCGTTCCGGAGCGCCGCTCATCGTCCACATTCAAGACGCCCACGGCGTTGAGGACGCCCAACGGCACATCGCCGCCTTGGTGGGCCGCCTGGCCGACGCCGATCCCGCGGGCCCCGTGGCGCTCGAAGGGGCTTCGGGCCCCATCGATGTCGAAGCCCTGCGGCGTTTTCCCGACAGCGCGACAACCGGAACCATCGCCGATTTTCTCCTTCAGCGGGGCCTCATCGCCGGCCCGGAACACGCGGCGCTCACCGCGCCCCGAAGCCCTCTCGTCATCGGCGCCGAGGACGACGACCTTTACCACCAAAACGTGGCCGCGCTCCGCGCCGCGCGGGCCAACGCGGCCCCGCTTCGGGACCGTCTCCGGCGATTCCAAGACCGCCTCGACCGCGCGGAGCTCGCCCACGCTTCGCCGGCCCTGCGGGCGTTTCACCGGCGGACGCGCGACCACGACGAAGGTCGATTGTCGCTCACGGCGTATTTGGAGTATTTGAACGGAGCGGTTCCGGCGCGCGCGTTACCGAAGGCGCCCAACATCGAGGCGCTGAATAAAATCGCCCGACTCGAAAGAACGCTGGATTTCAAGGCGGTGGAAGTCGAGCGGCGCCGACTGGTCAACGCCCTGGTGGACCGTCTGCCAAGGCCCGCCTTGGCGGACCTCGTTTCCAGCGGCCTCGACGTGCGGGCGGGCCGGATGAGCGTGGGTCGATACCACGCGCGCCTCCGGTCCGTGGCGCGCGCCCACGGCGTCGACCTCCGCGCCTTCGCCCCCCTTTCCGCTTACATCGATTACGTGTCCTCGGCCGACGCCATCGATCGCGCGGCCCTTTTGGAGGAAATCGCCGTCCGTCGAAATCGCGTCCAAAACGCCTTGGCCCGGACCCCCCGGGAACGGGCGCTGGTCGGAATCGCGCGGGACCTGGCGCTTTTGGAAAAAGCCTTCGCCCACACGCTGGCCCCGACGGACTGGCGCGATTACACGGCGCGGCGCGACGGGCTCCTCGCCCTGAACGCCCGGTACCAGGGCCTTGACCCGGCCGCGGACGCGACGGACTTCACGGCCGCGGAATTAAAACCCTTTGAGGATTTCTGCGAATTGGCCTTGAGCCGGAACGCGGCCCTGTCCCAAAACCTCCTCGACGCCATCGCCGCCCGCGGCGCCGACCGGGGCGTGCTGGTGGCGGGGGGCTTCCACACCGACGGTTTGATGGCCCTCTGGCGGCGCCAACAGGTGTCCTACGTGGTGGTCGCTCCCGCGATGCGCGAGATCCCCGCCGACAACCCCTATCTGGACCTCCTCGCCCAGGACCCCCTGCCCATCGAAAAGCTGGTCTCGGGCGAGCGGGTTTACCTCTCGCGCCCCATCGCGCTGGCGGGGCCGGGCGTGGTTCAGCGTTTTTACTTGGCCCTCCAGCACCTGATGCAAACCGGACGGACCACCGTCGCCGAACCCGGCGTGACGGTGTCCCGCGACCCCCTGCGGGGCGGCGTGTCGTTCCGCATCGGCACCAACGACCTCCACGCCCGGTTCAACGACGCCGCCGAAACCTGGGCGGCCCGCTGGCGAAACAACTTCGACCCGGGACCAAACACGGTCGGCGGAATGATGTTCTGGCTCCCGCGATTGTGGAACGCGTCCACCCCCAAGGCGTTGCATGTCACCGCGGCCCGCTACCGAGGCCTTTCGGTGCCGACGGAAGCCGGTCTCGCCGGGCTCATCGCCGCCGGGATCGGCGCGGCCGTCGGCCTGCCGGGGGATTTCGATTTGTTCGTCCGTCTGTCCCTCGCCGCTTACGCCGTGCTCCACCTCGGGGATTTCCTCACCCGCGATCGCCGCCGTGCCAAGGGCAACGCCGCCTTGGCGGCGGGGCTCGTCGCGGTGGCGGGTCTCCTGTTGGGCCTGCCCGCCGATGGAACGGCCGTCGTGGGTTTGACCCCCGCCCAAGTGGCCTATCTCGTTTTTCTCGGCCTGCACGCGACCGTGAACCTTCTCGTCATTCGATTCCCCCGCGCGGGACGACCCACGCCTCCCACCCCCCGACCCGCGCGCCCCGTTGGCACCGTCCCCCGGGCGGCGATCCTGATATTGACCCACAACGACACCGGCGACACGGTGCGCGCCATCGAACGAATGGCCGCCTGGCCCGCTGGGAAAACCCCTTGGGAGTTGATCGTGGTCGACAACGCCTCGACCGACGCGCCGGCCGAAACCCTGGCCCGGGCCGTGGCGCAAGTCCCCCGGAGCACATTGATCGTCAACGACCGGAACACCGGGGCCGCGGAGGGTCGCAACGTCGGACTGAGGCGCCTCCTCGAACGGGCGCCCGCCGACAGACCGGATTATGTTTTCCTGGTCGACAGCGATGTGCGCCTCACGGCGTCCAGCTTGGAGGATATGGTCGTGGCGGCGGAGTCCGATTCCCCGGACCGGGTGGCCTGGGCGCCGCCCCTCCACTTTGAAAACCGTCCCGATCGGGTGTGGCGAAACTGGTACCACAACGTGTGGCGCTGGCCCGGGCAATGGGCCTCGGACCGGGGCAACGGCGTCCCCACCGGGGAGAAGGCCGCTGTGGATGGGGTGGCCACAGCGGCGGTCCTGGTCCGTTTGGAGGCTTTTTCCAAACACGGGCTTTTTAAATCAGGCTACTTTTTCGGCAACGAAGACCGCGATTGGTTTTCCCGTGTGCGACAAGGCGGCGACCAAATCGCCATGGCGCCCGTGCGGGAAAAAATTTTACACAACGTCCATCAGAGTTTGGACGGGGACCTTTATGGCAATTTTTCTCCCGCGCGCACTTACTACATTGTCCGATCTATGGTTTTGATCTTCACTTACAATTCCCCCCTCGCTTCCAAACCCCTGTTGCGACTGGTCGAAACAACGTTAACCATTCTCCGAGTCCTCCGGGTGGCGGTCCGGACCCGGAATCCCCGCGTGCTAACGGCGGCCTGGGCGGGCTTTGTGGATGGCCTGCGCGGCCGGGACGGCGAAGGGCGGGGGGCGGATTTTCGAAACCAACCGATGGAGCCGGGCCGCCGGACGGCTCCCGCATTGCCCGCGACGCGTCGTTATCTGGGAGAAGTCCTCGTTCTCGCAACGGCCTTGACCGGGCTCTTCGCGCTGACGCTCGATTGGTCGGCCTCCTCGACCCCGATCGCCGCGCTGTATTTGGCCATCACCTTCGTTTTGAACGGGGGCGTGGCCGATTTGATTCTCCTCACGCTTCGTTCCGCTTTCCCCGTGAAGGGCGCCGCGGTGTTGCGGCGTTCGAATTTCAGCGACGGTGTCCCCGACGGTGCCCGGACGGCGTTGACGTACATGCTCCGGTCGACCCACCGGGAAAGCTCGGCGGAAGCCGTGGACAATATGACGCGGTCGTACCTCGACAATCTGGATCCCCGGGGGAACGTGATCGCCGTGCTCGTCAGCGCCTCCGCGCCCCGGGGCATCGTGACCCACGAATTGGATTCGATCGAAAACGCGCGTGAACAGATACGGCGGATTTTATCCGAAGAAGCCGGGGCACGACGCGCGGGTCGGGCCGTCCCCGGACCGCGGGACGATTTTTGGTTGTTCCATGAGACCCGCTGGGAGGCCGCGGGTCTGACGGGAGGCGCGCGGGACGCCGCCGTTCTCGATCTGATCGAGCGGACCGCCCAAGGTCTCAAATACCTCCACCGCGCCTCGACCGTATTAAAGAAACCCGGTCAGTACCTTGATTTCATGGCGTTGGCGACGCGGGGCCAAGAACGCCCGATCAACTATTTGGACCGGGGCGATCGCAGCGCGGAGAAACCGACGTTCGGCGCGCGCGGCAACATTGAACCGCCCCCCGGCCCCAACGACCCCGAAATCGACGCGTTGGACCAACGAATGGCCGCGGACATTGCCGGCCTGCGGGAAGGGCGCTCCTCGTTCGGGGAAAACCCCCGTCCCGTTGTCTTCAGCATTTTAATGGACGCCGACAACCGAGCGCCACCGGGAACAATTCGCCGTTTGGTTGAAATCGGCGCCGCCAACCCGGACCGTGGGTTCATTCAACCCGGCCTTCTTCCGGCCCGCCTCGAAACGTGGACCCAATTCCGCAGCACCCTGACCCACCGGTGGATGTCCCGCATCCCGGAAACCCAGTTTCAACTTCTCGGGCGGGGAGGGGCCTACGGCAAAGGACTCGCCCGCAACGAAACCTTTTTGGACCAATTTGTCGGGACCCCCGCCTCCCCCCGGGAGGTTTTGCCCCCCGCCCTGCTCAGCCACGACACGATTGAAGCTCTGTTTCTCAACCCGGCGTACACCGGAGATGTTGCGTTCTACGAGGACACCCCGGCCAACCCGATCAGTCGACAAGAACAGGCCCTTCGATGGACCGTCGGCGACCTGTTGAACGCCGCCTACTTATCGCCGGGGATTTTCGGGCGCCTGTTCGACCTCTTCGCTCGCGGAACCGCCCGCACCGCGGGGCAAAAGGCGCCCTGGAGTTGGTCGTGGTCCAAGGAGGTCGTTCCTTTCTCTTTTGAGGCGCTTTATATCGCCCATTACTCCACGCGCATTTTCGTGCAAGCGCCCCTTTTCATTGTCTGGACATCCATGACAATGCTGTCGGCTTTTCCCGGCTCCCCGATCGTGCACTCCAACCCCGTTTTAATGTGGGCTTCGTTCTTGATCGTCGGGGTGGGGTTGGTTCTCTTGCCCAAACTGTACCAGCCCGCCCGCTCCGCGATCGACGCGCTTCGAGCGTTGTGGGCGGGCGACCGGTCAACCGCCGCTCGGGCGGGGACCAACGCGGCCCGGGACCTCTTGATCGGCGGGATGGAAATAGTGACATCCCCCTTCATGTATTTCCCGGAAATCGTTTTCGGGCCCTTGCGCGCTTTCCGAGCAACGGCTCGAATCCTTGGAAACCGATTGACCTGGAAAGTTCAATCCGAGGCCGAAAGGGCCTCCCGGGGGCTCACGCTCGCGGACGCTTTTCGATCCACCGGCATCGTCGCATTGGCCGCAACCGCTTGGATCGTCGCCTTCTGGGCGTACAACATCTCCTTTACCCCTTTGGTGATTTTTCTCTTGGTGACCTGGTTGGCGGCCCCCGTCACGACCTGGTTTGGGGCGCGTCCGCTGCCCGCGGCGTTGCGGGGGTCCGCCTTTTTCCGTTGGTTGATGGAGGGCGTGGAAGAAACGCGATGGAACCCATTCGCGGGATCGCCCTCCCCCGATGGGGCCCGGCCCCCCGTGGGGCCATCCTTCGAGCCCACCGTGCTTGCGCCTTCCCCGAACGCGCTTTTTCAGGACCGGCGGGCCCCGGCGAACCCCGGCCTCGAGACCCCGCGTCCCCCCACCGTCCCCGCCCAGGACCATTTGACCGCGGCCCTCCTCGATTTGGCCCGGGAACCCCTGAGCCCGGAGGCCCTCAAACCCGGGGTGGTCCGGTTGCGGAACGCTTTCAAAACCACAGCCGACCCCACGCTTTATGAGACCCGGGTCGTTGAAGCCTGGGGCCATGCGACCCAAACCGTCCGTCTTTTGCGAAACAGCGAGCGCCGCGTCTCGCGATTGCCCATATCGGATTTGCCGGTTCCCGTGGTCGCCGGCCCGACTTTCGTACTCGACATCGATCCGACGAACGGAGCGCTTTTCCTCCTCGCGCCCAACGGGGCGCGCCGCGACGCGCCGACGGGAGGGGACGGTCAACGCCCCCTTGTGATGGGTCGGGGGGTGATGGAACGTCGCCTGGGCCTCGCCCCCGCGATGTTGGGGGGGGTGTCCCGGCTCCACTTTGAGGTGGTTCGCGACGGCAACGACATCATCATCCATGATTTTTCCACCAACGGCACTCTGACCCCCGCCCGGCGGGACTTTGCCGAGACCCGGGAGGCCACCGTTTTCGATCCTTTGCCGACGCGGCGAGGGAGCCTTTGGGGCGTCGCTTTAGGCGCCCTCCTCCTGACCGCCCTGTTTTTGGCGCCCGTTGACGTCGCCGGCGCCGCCACTCTGATCCCGTTGGAAGGAGGCGGTCTGAAAGCTCTCGTCGAACAGGGCGATTCCCTGTGGCGCATCCTCCAATTCGCGGAGGGGGGCAACAACGCGGAACTCGTCGCCCGCGTGATGGACGTGGCCCGCTTAAACGGTTTGGTCGATCCCAATTTGATCTTCCCCGGCCAGGAAATCTTCCTGCGCGCGGCGATCGAGGGGGCGCCGGCGGCCGTTGAAACCGCCGCGGCGGGCGCGGCGGTTCCCTTGGTCCCGTCGGTCGGCTCCCTCGCGGTCGCCCCCGTTTCTGAAACAGGCGGCCTGGCAGCGGCGACTTTCCGCCTGACCAACCCGATTTTGATGGCGGTGACAGGATTGGGGTTGGCCGGCGCGATCGTGGCGCGGTGGGCGCGGCAAAAACCCCGCCCCCCATCGGACACAACCTTCTTGGATTCCCAGATCCATTGGGAAAGCGTGGCGGACTTTGGCGACTCGCCGGCGACCCCGCCGGCGGGCCCACCCGCTCCACACCAAATTGGGTCCCCCCTTCCGTGGGCGTTAACGGCCGTCGTCGCGGCCCGTTGGGCGAGGCGCGCTCTGCCCCATGCGTTCAACGCTTTATGGCGCGCCCCCATTCGAGGGGCCCTGGGATTGGGGACGTTCTTGGGCAATGGAATTCACTGGCTCTTCGACACCCCCCACCGATTGAAAACCCGGTATGAAAAACACCGGGCCGGTTACGAGGACCCGTCCACCTTCTTCGCCCACACCCGCACCGGCTTTGGCGATCCGGCCGGGCCGTCCCCGGCCGTGGAACCCACGCGAATGAGCCGGTTTGCCGCGACATTGTATGGCTGGATAAACCGCCGCCCCCCGGCCGTCCCCGCCGGGGGCCGCGAGGCCTTGGCCATCGCCCCCGACCTCACCCTGGGGGCCCTCGAAGCCATGCCCGACGCGACCCCCGCCCCGCTGGGGTCGTTGTCCTCCATGGACCGGGCCTTGAACGGGCAAAGCGGCCGTCTGGCCGAGAAATGGCAAGAGGAGGGATTGTTCGACGTGCCGCCGTCCCTCATGACCTACGGCGACGGCGAAAATGTGTTGATTGAAATCCCTTTCCCCCGCGCGGCCGTTCGGGCGATTCGACTCCGGTTGGCCGCGCGCCGTTGGCTGGGCGTGCCCCTGGGAAAAGATTTGGGCTACGCTCTGACTTTTCTGAACAACGAGGGTTGGCTGCGCCTTCCGGGGGAAGCGCGGGGCGCGAACACCCCCGATCGGTTCCCCGTTCGCCTCGCGGCTCTGTTGAGGGACAAAATCACCGGGGGTGTCATGCACGATCCCTCCGCCGAAAAATTGCTGGTCAACATCCCCGCGTGGGCGGCGTGGCCCTTCTTCTTCAAGATGTGGTGGCGTGGGACCCGCGAGGGCTACCCCCGCGGCGTCGGTTTATCGCCCCGGGAGGAACAGGCTTTTTTTGGAGGGGAAACCCTGCGGTTTCCCTCCGGGGAGCCCCTGGTGACCCAGGTGGAAGTCGCCTGGGGAATTGGCGAATCCCTCCGTTCGGAGAACATCCATCTGGGAAGTCTGGATGCCGTGGCGGACTATGTGTTGTTGCATTTCGCACCCGCGGAACTGGCGGGCCTGGCCGACCGCCCCGACCGCTCCCCGGAGGAGTCGCGCGCCGAATTGATCGCGAAGCTTCGAGAGGAGATTCGTGAAAAAGTCACCGCCGCCCACGCCTCCGCGGCGGCGCGGGCCCTCTCCCTGGGCGCGCCCGCCGCTGTCGGCCTTGAAATGAGTTTGGCCCTGTCCTGGAAGATGGCGGGAACGGACGCGGGCCCTGAAACCCGCGCCCGGCTGGTTCCCCAAATCGTTTCGGTCCGGATGGCGCTCAGCGAGACGATCGCCCGGGCGCCGCGTCGGGTCCCCACCGCGGAGGCAACGATCCCCCCCGCCATTCCACCGGCGGGGGCGGTGTTGGCCGGGATGCGTCGTTGGTCCCGGGCCGCACGAAACGTTATCGAGAACATGCCCCGGCTGGGCGGCCCGTTGGCGCGCGCCGTCGCTCCATTGATGCTGGCCGCGGCGTTGTTCGTTCTTCCCCTTTTGGTCGTTGCCCAAGGGACGCCCCCCCCGGCCTGGTCCCTCAACGAAGCCCTGGTGACGCAAAAAATTGCTCCGGCTTTAAAAAAGGAGTTGGCCAGGTCGCTTCCGGCCGGGACCGACCTCGCGGCCCTCCTGAGGAACGCGAACGACGCCACCAGCGCCTCCGTCCTGGCCTCCACCATCGAACATTTGGGGAGATTCGAAAAGGGACGTTTTCGCCACGTCCTGGAAAAGACGCGCCCCCACATCGTCGTGGCGCCGAAAGGGCCGGAGGCCGCGGCCGCGGCCGAATTAAGAAACGGACGTTCTGTTATTTACATCGGGGGGGCGGACGCTCAACCGGCGTATGTGTTTGTGGCCCTGGTTCACGAACTGTCCCATTTGGAACGGAGCGAGCGGCTCCGCTCCAAGAAAATCACACCCACCCAGGACGAGGGCATGGCGCTTGAAGACACCGCCCGCGCCATGGAGTTTTACGCGGGTTTGTCCGTGGTTCGGATCGCCTACGACCAAAATCAAATCAACGCACAACGCTGGATGGCCCACCGTTTTCTCGATGGAAGTATTACCGCGGCTCCCCACGTCCTCTCCCCCAAGGAGGTGGACCTGCTCACGGCCCCCCTGCGGGCGGCCGTTCGCCTGGCCGAACAGCGGCGTTACCCGGGCGTTGTCTATCTGAGTTCGAAAAATCTGGGCGGGGGGCGGTACGAAGTCCGTTTCCGGGTGCCCTACAGCGGGGCGGAAATCGTGGTGGACGTCAAACCGCAACGGGTGTCCGAGGCCCCGGGGACGCCCGCCACGGCTTTGGCCATGCTGGGAGGCGTCGTTTTCCTGCGGCGCGGGACCGGCCGACTGACGGACGACAGCGCCGCGCGCGCGGCGCTGTTGCGATCCTTGCTTTTGGGCGAGGCCGGGCCCGTCCGTTTCGACGTGCCCCCCGCCGTCTTTAAGAACGGGGACAATTATTGGGGGGCCACCGGTCTGGAGGACCTGCGCCGGCGCGTCGTCGGGGCTTCCGATGATCAACTGGAAGAAGGATTTGTCCCCACCGTCCGCCTTTTGGCGGCGGACGCGCCCACCGCCCGGGCGATTCTCGACGGCCGGGTGACCGCGGCGGCCCTGGAAGGGTCGGCCCTGCGGGAAACCGGCGCCGCCGCCGCGCGGGAAGCGGAGAGGCGCAATGAAACCACTCTGCACGTGAACCTCTTGGGGTTTGACTCCTGGGAAGCGGAAGAACGGGATCGAACCCGGCGTTATCTCTCCGGCCTCGTCGGCGCCCTCCAACCGGGGACGACGCTGGTGGTGCCGGCGGACCGACCGGGCCCCCTGGGGGACCTTTGGACCGAAGCGGCGCGGCGTGGCGCGCGCGTCCGTTTCGTCACCCCCGGCGAAGCCCCGGGCCTGGCGGACGGCGCGGGTCGGTTGGTGCTCACGGCGTTGGTGGATTGGATTGACCGCTGGAACGCCGCGGGCGCCGAGAACCCCATCGGTCGGGGTTCGCGCGTCATCGCGCGCAACGACGAGGCGGTCGTCCCGCTCGAGGGTTTTGTTATCATCGGTGTGGCCCGGCTGTCCGCGGCCATCGCCCGGGAAATCGAGAACCTCCGGACCCTCCTCACCCAAGCCTAA